The Sphingosinicellaceae bacterium genome includes the window GCTCCAAGCGAGATCGGGCAAGACAACGAGGCGGTCTACAAGGGACTGCTCGGCATGCACGAAACCGAGATCGCGACGCTGAAGGCTGCCGGTGCGATATGAGCGACGACCGCCACGACAGCTACGCGGGCATCTTCGACGGCCACCTGCAGCCCGGCAATAAGGTCGCGTTGCTGATCGTCGATGTGGTGGTCGCCTATCTCGATCCGGCATCGCCGCTGTACGCGCATGCCGAGCCGGCCCTCGCCTCGAACGAGCGGCTGGTCGCTGCCGCGCGCGCGGGCGGCGTGGCGGTTATCTATACTAACGTCGAATACCAGGCCGGCGGCGTCGACGGCGGCTATTTTTACCGCAAGGTTCCGGCGCTGAAGGCCTTTCTCAAGGGCTCGCCACTCGGCGCCTTTCCGGCGACGCTGCAGCCGCGCGCTGACGAGATCGTCGTCACCAAGCAATATGCGTCCGCGTTCTTCGGCACCTCGCTGGCGGCGACGCTGCATGCCATCGGCGTCGATACGCTGCTGATCACCGGTTTCTCGACCTCGGGCTGCGTGCGGGCGACCACCCTCGACGCGTTGCAGAACGGCTTCGCGCCGTTCGTCGTCGCCGATGCCTGCGCCGACCGTCATCCTGGCCCGCACGAGGCGAACCTGTTCGATCTCCAGGCCAAGTACGCCGAAGTGATCGACGAAGCCCGCGCGCTCGCGATGCTGGGCGCGTAGCGGCTGGGGACCAGGATCGGACTGTCCGGCCCGGGCATTTGCCGTCAAGTTCGGCTGGCGACGGTGACATCCGCCGACCCGGCCTGAGGCCGCAGTCCGGTCACTCGCCCTATAGATACGGTGCCGGAGGGTGGGTCGCCGTGCCGAAATAGGCGTTCCGCGCGCGCCGGATGTGCGAGGTCATGATGGCCCCCGCCCAGGTCGGATCGTGCGCCTCGAAGGCTGCGATGATTTCCTCGTGATCGGTCTGGCTCTGCTCGAGCTGCTGGCGGGAATAGCGTTGCGCCGTCTGGTGGATCACGGGGACGAGGACGAGCCGGCTCATCATCGTGACCAGCAGCTCCGATCCGGTCGCCTCCAGGATGAGCCGATGGAAGACGAAATTCTCGTGGAGGAAGACATCGACGTCGGGTACCGGCAGGTCGATGCCCTTGCGGCTGGCGGCACTCGACGTCTTCAGCCGCGCGATCGTGTCATCGGTCATGACGCGGGCGGCGCGCTCGGCGACGTGCGCCTCCAGCATCGTCCGCAGCATGAACAAATCCTCGATTGCATTCGCCGACCAGTTGCTGACGAAGGTCCGGTTGCTGTCGCTGCGTGCGAGGAACATCTCGGCCTCGAGCCGCTGCATGGCGACGCGCACCGGCGTTCGCGAGACACCGCACAGCGCGGCGATGTCCTCCTCGGTCAGCTGACTGCCCGGCGCGAGCGAGCCGTCGAGAATACCGGCGCGCACGATCCGGTAGGCATGTTCACTGGATTTCGACATCCGCTTCCAGCTATCCGATCTGCGCACCGGATGCACGACCCCATCGCGCGTCGAGCCGAACCCACCTGACGCCCCATTGCGTGGTCGTCACCTGCGACCATTACCAAGGACTAAGGCAAGCGCGGGCGATCCAAATTGCTTGACAGCGCTGCGGCATTAAATAAA containing:
- a CDS encoding isochorismatase family protein — its product is MSDDRHDSYAGIFDGHLQPGNKVALLIVDVVVAYLDPASPLYAHAEPALASNERLVAAARAGGVAVIYTNVEYQAGGVDGGYFYRKVPALKAFLKGSPLGAFPATLQPRADEIVVTKQYASAFFGTSLAATLHAIGVDTLLITGFSTSGCVRATTLDALQNGFAPFVVADACADRHPGPHEANLFDLQAKYAEVIDEARALAMLGA
- a CDS encoding GntR family transcriptional regulator encodes the protein MSKSSEHAYRIVRAGILDGSLAPGSQLTEEDIAALCGVSRTPVRVAMQRLEAEMFLARSDSNRTFVSNWSANAIEDLFMLRTMLEAHVAERAARVMTDDTIARLKTSSAASRKGIDLPVPDVDVFLHENFVFHRLILEATGSELLVTMMSRLVLVPVIHQTAQRYSRQQLEQSQTDHEEIIAAFEAHDPTWAGAIMTSHIRRARNAYFGTATHPPAPYL